The Glycine soja cultivar W05 chromosome 8, ASM419377v2, whole genome shotgun sequence genome has a window encoding:
- the LOC114423563 gene encoding uncharacterized protein LOC114423563 yields the protein MELKFMQFSQHVLPHSPSSSQTLASALSSPSSSKTRTLVCRFVNRSSLFPTTTRLLRRTKSFEHHALFTRRGSLRRACSASLEPFSDEEFAKKIEDLALKFQLSDENTNANDLDSEDFQEISLSSLNFAEEFEPPEEIFPANIERKANSVELPFSLRIIKKKLQWKEGFREAGESAYCSVKKAFSSMVFIIRELHSFTMQMREFLFYEDLQGILERVQNEMHASFVWLFQQVFSHTPTLMVYVMILLANFTVHSMGNNAAIAAVAPPPVTSVVEAHDQRGHIQSHNIDSSSIKTFSVSNGKNTAYVGGGNGGGGKVRPAGNGTDGDGRFDRSRHGTVFSDGGASSQVYKTGDKTESVSGQEEEEELNLWNAMVEEASRMEGLDRDVMKRFVSPVMARIESDDYAEYLRTELVYQTGLSQDPSNTLLLVNYAQFLYLVVHDFDRAEELFKRAIEVEPPDAEAYNKYAKFLWKVKNDLWAAEETYLEAISADPDNAFYAADYAHFLWNTGGEDTCFPLSSPDNSKEV from the exons ATGGAACTCAAGTTTATGCAGTTTTCGCAACACGTTCTTCCTCATTCCCCTTCTTCATCTCAAACCCTCGCTTCTGCACTCTCTTCCCCTTCATCGTCCAAAACGCGAACCCTAGTGTGTCGTTTCGTGAATCGCTCGAGCCTCTTTCCGACCACCACCCGCCTTCTTCGGAGAACCAAATCGTTTGAGCACCACGCGCTTTTCACGCGCAGGGGGAGTTTGAGAAGGGCTTGCAGCGCTAGCTTGGAGCCTTTCTCCGACGAAGAGTTCGCGAAGAAGATTGAAGATCTCGCACTCAAGTTTCAGCTCTCTGATGAAAATACCAACGCGAACGATTTGGATTCGGAGGATTTTCAGGAGATTTCTCTGTCGTCGTTGAATTTCGCTGAGGAGTTCGAGCCGCCGGAGGAGATTTTTCCGGCAAACATCGAACGGAAAGCGAACAGCGTTGAGCTTCCGTTTTCGCTGaggataatcaagaagaagctgCAGTGGAAGGAAGGGTTCAGAGAGGCAGGGGAATCCGCGTATTGCTCTGTCAAGAAAGCGTTCTCTTCCATGGTTTTTATCATCAGGGAGCTTCACAGTTTCACTATGCAGATGAGGGAGTTTTTGTTCTACGAAGATCTGCAAGGGATTCTCGAAAGGGTGCAGAACGAAATGCACGCGTCCTTCGTGTGGCTGTTCCAGCAAGTTTTCTCTCACACTCCGACTCTGATGGTGTATGTGATGATTCTCCTAGCGAATTTTACGGTTCACTCAATGGGGAACAACGCCGCCATCGCCGCCGTGGCTCCGCCGCCGGTAACATCAGTCGTGGAGGCTCACGACCAAAGGGGTCATATTCAGAGTCATAACATTGATTCCTCTTCCATCAAGACGTTCTCTGTTTCGAACGGTAAAAACACAGCCTACGTCGGTGGAGGAAATGGCGGCGGCGGGAAGGTCCGTCCGGCGGGGAATGGAACCGATGGGGACGGCCGGTTCGACAGGTCGCGACACGGTACGGTATTCTCCGACGGCGGTGCTTCGTCGCAGGTATATAAAACAGGGGATAAAACAGAGTCAGTGTCAGGgcaagaggaggaggaagagttGAATCTGTGGAACGCGATGGTGGAAGAGGCTTCGAGAATGGAGGGTTTGGATCGCGATGTTATGAAACGGTTCGTTTCGCCGGTGATGGCGAGAATTGAATCCGATGACTATGCAGAGTATCTGAGAACAGAGCTTGTGTACCAAACTGGGTTGTCTCAAGACCCCAGCAACACTCTCCTCCTTGTCAACTATGCCCAGTTCCTCTACCTCGTTGTTCACGATTTTGACAG AGCGGAAGAGTTGTTCAAGAGAGCGATAGAGGTGGAGCCACCAGACGCAGAGGCATATAATAAATACGCCAAGTTTCTATGGAAAGTGAAGAACGATTTGTGGGCTGCAGAAGAAACCTATTTGGAGGCTATTTCAGCTGATCCTGATAACGCATTCTATGCTGCTGACTATGCTCATTTTTTATGGAACACTGGTGGTGAAGACACATGCTTCCCTTTATCCTCCCCAGACAACTCCAAAGAAGTTtaa